A portion of the Symphalangus syndactylus isolate Jambi chromosome 13, NHGRI_mSymSyn1-v2.1_pri, whole genome shotgun sequence genome contains these proteins:
- the DUSP6 gene encoding dual specificity protein phosphatase 6 isoform X2, with protein MIDTLRPVPFASEMAISKTVAWLNEQLELGNERLLLMDCRPQELYESSHIESAINVAIPGIMLRRLQKGNLPVRALFTRGEDRDRFTRRCGTDTVVLYDESSSDWNENTGGESVLGLLLKKLKDEGCRAFYLEDEARGKNCGVLVHCLAGISRSVTVTVAYLMQKLNLSMNDAYDIVKMKKSNISPNFNFMGQLLDFERTLGLSSPCDNRVPAQQLYFTTPSNQNVYQVDSLQST; from the exons ATGATAGATACGCTCAGACCCGTGCCCTTCGCGTCGGAAATGGCGATCAGCAAGACGGTGGCGTGGCTCAACGAGCAGCTGGAGCTGGGCAACGAGCGGCTGCTGCTGATGGACTGCCGGCCGCAGGAGCTGTACGAGTCGTCGCACATCGAGTCGGCCATCAACGTGGCCATCCCGGGCATCATGCTGCGGCGCCTGCAGAAGGGCAATCTGCCGGTGCGCGCGCTCTTCACGCGCGGCGAGGACCGGGACCGCTTCACCCGGCGCTGTGGCACCGACACAGTGGTGCTCTACGACGAGAGCAGCAGCGACTGGAACGAGAATACGGGCGGCGAGTCGGTGCTCGGGCTGCTGCTCAAGAAGCTCAAGGACGAGGGCTGCCGGGCGTTCTACCTGGAAG ATGAAGCCCGGGGCAAGAACTGTGGTGTCTTGGTACATTGCTTGGCTGGCATTAGCCGGTCAGTCACTGTGACTGTGGCATACCTTATGCAGAAGCTCAATCTGTCGATGAACGATGCCTATGACATTGTCAAAATGAAAAAATCCAACATATCCCCTAACTTCAACTTCATGGGTCAGCTGCTGGACTTCGAGAGGACGCTGGGACTCAGCAGCCCGTGTGACAACCGGGTTCCAGCACAGCAGCTGTATTTTACCACCCCTTCCAACCAGAATGTCTACCAGGTGGACTCTCTGCAATCTACGTGA
- the DUSP6 gene encoding dual specificity protein phosphatase 6 isoform X1 — MIDTLRPVPFASEMAISKTVAWLNEQLELGNERLLLMDCRPQELYESSHIESAINVAIPGIMLRRLQKGNLPVRALFTRGEDRDRFTRRCGTDTVVLYDESSSDWNENTGGESVLGLLLKKLKDEGCRAFYLEGGFSKFQAEFALHCETNLDGSCSSSSPPLPVLGLGGLRISSDSSSDIESDLDRDPNSATDSDGSPLSNSQPSFPVEILPFLYLGCAKDSTNLDVLEEFGIKYILNVTPNLPNLFENAGEFKYKQIPISDHWSQNLSQFFPEAISFIDEARGKNCGVLVHCLAGISRSVTVTVAYLMQKLNLSMNDAYDIVKMKKSNISPNFNFMGQLLDFERTLGLSSPCDNRVPAQQLYFTTPSNQNVYQVDSLQST; from the exons ATGATAGATACGCTCAGACCCGTGCCCTTCGCGTCGGAAATGGCGATCAGCAAGACGGTGGCGTGGCTCAACGAGCAGCTGGAGCTGGGCAACGAGCGGCTGCTGCTGATGGACTGCCGGCCGCAGGAGCTGTACGAGTCGTCGCACATCGAGTCGGCCATCAACGTGGCCATCCCGGGCATCATGCTGCGGCGCCTGCAGAAGGGCAATCTGCCGGTGCGCGCGCTCTTCACGCGCGGCGAGGACCGGGACCGCTTCACCCGGCGCTGTGGCACCGACACAGTGGTGCTCTACGACGAGAGCAGCAGCGACTGGAACGAGAATACGGGCGGCGAGTCGGTGCTCGGGCTGCTGCTCAAGAAGCTCAAGGACGAGGGCTGCCGGGCGTTCTACCTGGAAG GTGGCTTCAGTAAGTTCCAAGCCGAGTTCGCCCTGCATTGCGAGACCAATCTAGACGGCTCGTGTAGCAGCAGCTCGCCGCCGTTGCCAGTGCTGGGGCTCGGGGGCCTGCGGATCAGCTCTGACTCTTCTTCGGACATCGAGTCTGACCTTGACCGAGACCCCAATAGTGCAACAGACTCGGATGGCAGTCCGCTGTCCAACAGCCAGCCTTCCTTCCCAGTGGAGATCTTGCCCTTCCTCTACTTGGGCTGTGCCAAAGACTCCACCAACTTGGACGTGTTGGAGGAATTCGGCATCAAGTACATCTTGAACGTCACCCCCAATTTGCCGAATCTCTTTGAGAACGCAGGAGAGTTTAAATACAAGCAAATCCCCATCTCGGATCACTGGAGCCAAAACCTGTCCCAGTTTTTCCCTGAGGCCATTTCTTTCATAG ATGAAGCCCGGGGCAAGAACTGTGGTGTCTTGGTACATTGCTTGGCTGGCATTAGCCGGTCAGTCACTGTGACTGTGGCATACCTTATGCAGAAGCTCAATCTGTCGATGAACGATGCCTATGACATTGTCAAAATGAAAAAATCCAACATATCCCCTAACTTCAACTTCATGGGTCAGCTGCTGGACTTCGAGAGGACGCTGGGACTCAGCAGCCCGTGTGACAACCGGGTTCCAGCACAGCAGCTGTATTTTACCACCCCTTCCAACCAGAATGTCTACCAGGTGGACTCTCTGCAATCTACGTGA